GACTTCCTCGCCGCGGTGAGCCGGCAGGCAGTGCATGAACAGCGCGTTCTTTCCGGCGCGCGCCATCAGCGCCGAATTCACCTGGAACGGTCGAAATTTCTCGAGCCGCTTTTCACGTTCGCTTTCCTGCCCCATGCTGGTCCACACGTCGGTGTACACCGCATCTGCGCCCTTCACGTCCTTCAGCGGATCGTGGCCAACCGCCAACGCGGAGCCTGATTTCCTCCCGATCGAGCAGGCGCGCTCGAAGAGCTTCGGATCGGGAGCATACCCCTCCGGCGTGGAAGCGATGAAGTCCATCCCCACGATCGCCGCGAGGAGAAAAAGGGAGTGGCAGACGTTGTTGCCGTCCCCGACATAGGCCATCCGCTTCTTCCTGAACGTGCCGAGTTTCTCTCTGAGCGTCAGAAAATCGGCGACCGCCTGGCATGGATGCTCCAGATCGGTCAAGGCGTTTATCACGGGCACCCTCATTGCTGCGGCGAGATCGGCGCAGGTCTGGTGGGCGAAGGTCCGGATCACCACGCCGCCGACCCATCGCTCGAGGTTCTTCGCGGTGTCGGAAATCGACTCCCGCTTGCCGAGGCTGATGTCCGACTGTGTCAGGTAGACAGGGTGCGCTCCAAGCTGGTGGACGCCCACCTCGAACGTCACATGCGTCCGAAGCGACTGCTTTTCGAAGATCAGGGCGATCGAATCACCCTGGAGAGAGGCGTTAAACTTCCGGGGATTCTTTTTGATCTCCGCGGA
This sequence is a window from Bacteroidota bacterium. Protein-coding genes within it:
- the argF gene encoding ornithine carbamoyltransferase, whose translation is MKRDFLSIADWSLDDHVRILDLSAEIKKNPRKFNASLQGDSIALIFEKQSLRTHVTFEVGVHQLGAHPVYLTQSDISLGKRESISDTAKNLERWVGGVVIRTFAHQTCADLAAAMRVPVINALTDLEHPCQAVADFLTLREKLGTFRKKRMAYVGDGNNVCHSLFLLAAIVGMDFIASTPEGYAPDPKLFERACSIGRKSGSALAVGHDPLKDVKGADAVYTDVWTSMGQESEREKRLEKFRPFQVNSALMARAGKNALFMHCLPAHRGEEVTDEVIDSPHSVVFDQAENRLHTAKAVLLTVLATPPNR